The following is a genomic window from Salinibacterium sp. UTAS2018.
CCGCAGCCCATCGTGATGACGACATCCGCGCCGCGCACGACCTCATCGGTGAGGGGCTTCGGGTATTCGCCATCGACCGAGACGCCGATCTCATCGAGGGCGGCCACAATCTTCGGGTTGATTGACTCGGTCGGTTGTGATCCCGCGGTCAGCACGCGAACTCGATCTCCGGCGAGGGAGCGCAGGATGGCAGCGGCCAGCTGGGAGCGACCGGCATTTTGCACGCACACGAAGAGCACGCTCGTCGGGCGGGTCGCGCCGGGGGTAGTGGCCTCTGCCGCATTCTCCGCTGGCGCGTCGCTGGAGGCTGGCGCGTCGCTGGATGCTGGTGAGCCTGCGGTCGCTGTGGTGTCGCGGTGAAGCCGAGCCGCTTCCAGTGCCCCCAGGCGGTCGGCCGCGAACCGCGATGTATGGGACGACAGGTGGCGATCCCTCGGTGCTCCCTGCTGGAGAAGCTCATAACTGCTCGCGACATAACCCGCGATGGTCTCGCGGGAGAAGGTGCCAGCGAAGCGCAAGGCGAGGTCGCTGCTGATTCGTTCGAGAACGGCAGGGTCGACGCTCACGGGCACGCCATCGCTGGGGGAGCGTTGCACAAAATCAAAGACATCGGCAAGGCGCGACGGCACGAGGGAGTACCAGACCTGGCGCCCTTCCTGAGTGCTCTGCAGGATGCCGTCAGTTGCCATGATGCGCACGTGGTGGCTCACGGTGGGCTGGGTGAGGCCGAGACGAGCGGCAAGGTCGGTGACTCCGCGCCGGCCGTCGGTGGCATCCATGAGTAGGCGCAGAATCTGCACTCGGGTGGGGTCAGCGATCGCACGCATGCTCTGGGCGATGCGTTCGGCTACCGCGCGTTCGCTTTCGGGAGCGGATGACTCGGTCGCAGGCATGGCACTCAGTCTAAGCGAGGACACGCGATTCATAGACAGTTATCAATGTTTCGGTATGATCGCCGAATGACCGCGCCTCGCTCTTTCGCTCTTGCCCGCCGACTGACCGCTGAATTTATCGGCAGCGCCGGCCTCGCCGCGGTCGTCATCGGTTCCGGTATCGCCGCTCAACAGCTCTCCCCGGGCGATACGGGGCTGCAGCTTTTGGAGAATGCCCTCGCGACCGCCTTTGGACTCGGCGTGCTCATCCTCGTCTTCATGACGGTCAGCGGCGCGCACTTCAACCCAGTCGTCTCGATCGTGGATTCGCTCAGCGGGCTGCGGTCGTGGCGCGATACCGCGTTCTACATCCCGACCCAGATCATCGGATGCATCGCCGGCGCGATCCTCGCCAACCTCATGTTCGCGCAGGCTGCTGTCACGTTCAGCACGACCGTGCGCCTGACGCCAAGCCACTTTCTCAGCGAGGTCGTCGCTACCGCCGGACTCATCGTCGTGATCTTCGCCCTCGTGCGAACCGGCCGTGCGAACCTTGCGCCGATCGCTGTGGGCACGTACATCGGCGGCGCGTACTTTTTCACGAGCTCCACGAGCTTCGCCAACCCTGCCATCACCATCGGTCGGATGTTCAGCGACACGTTTGCGGGAATCGCCCCCGGCTCGGCCCCCGGCTTCATCGCGGCCCAGCTCATCGGCGCCGCGATCGGTTTCGGCCTCGTGCGGTGGGTGTTCCCCGAGCGTCGAATCGCGTAACCTCAAGCAGATAGATTCTCAATTTATGGCGATGGGGTCACGATGATCGACAACTTCAGTGTGTGGCACTTCGTCATCGTCGCGACGCTGATCCTGCCCTACGCTGCGAGCGTCTGGGCCATTATCGTCACCGCCCGTGAGACGACCCTGTCGATGTTCTTTCTGCTCGTGTGGGCGGTCGTGCTGCTCGCGATTCCCTATTTTGGGCTCATCGCATGGGTGTTCTGGTGGAACGCCGGAAAACGTAGTCGCGCGAACCGCAGTTCTTAGTCGCGCAGCGGTGATCCGACAACCTCGAAGCGGTGGCCGCCCATCTCGCCGCTCAGCAGCGGCATCGCTTCTTTGATCGCGGCCTGCACGCTCGCCAGCTGCAACGAGAGGGCGTGGGCCTCGGCCGATTCCCACAGCTCAGAAACAAACACCGTGTCGGGCTGCTCGCCGCTTACCCCAACCTCGTAACTGAGGCATCCGGCGCTATCGAGGTCTGTGCTGCGACGCGTGAGAATCGCGACGACCTCATCGCGGTGGCCGGGCTTCACTCCGAGGGTGCCTACGTTTACGAAAGTCATGATTACACTCAACGCCACTGACGCGCGACGGTCAAGCGGGCAGCCGCGAGGAGCGCCGAGGCCAGCGCACCGGCGCAGAATGAGAGCCGCAACCCTGCGCGGCCCGTTGTGCTGCGCGCGCAGTTCTGGGAAAGTTGAGCCACCACGGCGCCGCTGCCCACCCCGGTCGCGCTGTGCCTCGACAACCGCCGCCGTGGCCCGAAGGAATCCGTGAAGCTGCTCAGCACCCCCGCAACGCTTTGGCACACCCCCGAGCACTATTGGCAGACTCTCTCTGACGCCACGCACGCGCTCGATGCTCCCTATGGCGTGCTCTCGCTTGAAGCGCTCTCGCACAATGCCGCCGACATGGTTCGGCGGGCATCCGGAGTGCCGATTCGTGTCGCGAGCAAGTCAATCCGTGTTCGTGAAGTCATGGATGCCGTGCTTGAGCTTGACGATTTTCGGGGCGTTCTGGCCTACACCCTCACTGAGGCGCTGTGGCTGGCAGAGACCATCGACGATGTGGTCGTTGGCTACCCCTCGGTCGATCGCGCGGCCATCGCAGCGCTCGGCACGAGCCCGGCGCTCGCCGAACGCGTGACGCTCATGATCGACTCGGTCGAGCACCTCGACTTCGTCGACTCGGTGCTGTCGCCGCAGCACCGCGAGACCATTCGGGTGTGCATCGATGTGGATGCCTCGTTCCAGTCCCCGCTGCTCGGTCACGTCGGAGCACATCGCTCTCCCGTGCGCTCGGCGGCGCAAGCGCGCACTCTGGCCAGTACCGTAGTGCACCGTGCCGGCTTCACGCTTGTCGGAATCATGGCGTACGAAGCGCAGATCGCGGGCGTCGGCAACCGACCGCCCCATAAGGCCGCGTTCGGTCGCCTCCTCGATGTCATGCAGGCGGCATCCGCCAAAGAGCTTCGCGAGCGTCGCGGCGAAATCGTGGCGTCGGTAAGCGAGATTGCGGAGCTCGAATTCGTGAACGGCGGCGGCACCGGTTCACTCGAATCCACCGCCGAAGACACGTCGGTCACTGAGATTGCGGCCGGCAGCGGCCTGTTCGGACCGCACCTGTTCGACAACTACAGCCACTTCACGCCGGCCCCGGCGGCAGCATTCGCGCTCGCCGTCGACCGCAAATACTCGCTCGATATCGCGACGGTGCACGGTGGCGGGTGGATCGCCTCGGGCGAAGCCGGCGTCGACCGGATGCCCCAGCCCGAGTGGCCCGAAGGCCTGAAGTATGTGCCGCGCGAGGGCGCCGGCGAAGTGCAGTCACCTCTGACCGGCCCCGCCGCTGAGCACCTCGAGGTGGGGGACCGCGTCTGGTTCCGTCATTCCAAAGCCGGCGAACTGTCGGAGCACCTCAACGAATTCGCGGTCGTAGCCGATGGTCGCATCGTCGACACCGTGCCGACCTATCGCGGCGAGGGTAAAGCCTTCCTATGACGACATCGAACCGCGGCAGTGCTGCCGCCCCGCAGAACGCCGCACGATGACAACGCCCGAGTGGATGCCGCCCGCGGCTGCAAGCGCCGCGAGCACGGTTCCGGCATCCCTCCGTCCCGGCTCCGGCTGGCGCAATTGGGGTCGTTCTGAGAGCGCCCATCCTGAATTTGCGGCTCGCCCCGAGAGCGTTGACGACGTTATCGCGGCGGTGAACTTCGCGCGCGACTCAGGCGTCACGGTCAAGGCCTGGGGTGCCGGTCACAGCTTCACCTCGATTGCGGCAACCGACGGCCTGCACCTCGACGTGGGCGCGCTCGCGGGCGTGATCGCGGTCGGGGGCGCCGACGGCACGCAGCCCACTCACGTCACGCTCGGGGCCGGCGCGAACCTCCACGAACTTCCTGCGCTGCTCGAACCGCTCGGGCTCGCGCTCGCCAACATGGGCGACATCGATCGCCAGACAATTGCCGGCGCAATCTCGACCGGTACCCATGGCACGGGGGCCCGCTTCGGCGGCATCGCCACCCAAGTGCGCGGTGTCACCCTCGTGACGGCGGCGGGCGAGGTGCTGCGCGTGAACGCGAATGAGAACCCGCAGCTGCTGCCTGCCGCTGCGCTCAGCTTGGGTGCCCTCGGCATCCTTGTCGACGTCACGATCGAGTGCGTGCCGACTTTTCTGCTGCACGCGGTGGAGCGCCCCGAACCGTCCGCCGTCGTGCTCGATGAGTGGCTGCAGCGCAGTGACGAGACCGACCACTTCGAGTTCTTCGTCTGGCCGCACACCACGACGGCTCTGACCAAGAGCAACACGCGTCTGCCGGGTGATGCGCCGCGGCATCCGCTCAGCCGGTTTTCGCGTTGGTTTGATGACGAGTTCATGGCCAATGGGGTCTTTCGTGCCATCAGCGCCGCCGGCCACGCAGCGCCAGCGATTATCCCGCCGATCAACCGGCTGGCAGTGAAGCTCTCGGGCAATCGCGAGTTCACCGACGTGTCGACCAACGTCTTCGTCACCGATCGCACGGTTCGGTTTCGCGAAATGGAATATGCCCTCCCCATCGAAGCGGTGCCGGATGCCGTGCGCGCCATCCAGAAGCTGATTGCAGACAAACGCTGGAGGGTTTCGTTTCCGATCGAGGTGCGCTCGGCTGCTGCGGACTCCTTGCTGCTCTCTACCGCGTCTGGGCGCGCCACCGGATACGTCGCGGTGCACCGGTATTGGCGCGAAGACCCCGCCGAGTATTTCCGCGAGGTCGAGGCGATCATGATGGCGCATGACGGCCGACCTCACTGGGGAAAGTTGCATAACCGGCCAGCCGAATCGCTCGCGACGGCGTATCCGGGATTCAATGAGTTCTTGAGCATTCGCGACCGGCTCGATCCGGGGCGCGTATTCGCGAACGATTATCTGCGCCAAGTGTTGGGGCAGTAGCTGCCTAGGGCCGAAGTCAGGCTCACTACAAGTAGCGAGAGGGCACGATTATCAAAGCCATTGTGTGTGGAGCAGGAATTTCGGGGCTCACGGTCGCCGGTCAATTGGCCGAGCGCGGCTGGGAGGTCACGCTGCTCGAGGCTGCGCCCGAACGTCGCACGCAGGGCTACATGATCGACTTCTTCGGACCCGGCTATGACGCCGCCGAAAAGATGGGCATTCTGGAGCGTTTGCGCGAGCTGAGCTACTCGATCACCGAGGCGCGCTTTGTGCGCCCCAACGGTCGTAGCCAGTCGCTCGATTATGGAGTGGTCGCCGCCAATGAGGGTGGCAAGCTCCTGAGTCTCATGCGTCAAGACCTCGAGTTGACACTCTTCGAAGCTCTGCCCGACTCCGTCGATGTGCGGTTCGGCAGTGCGGTCACCGCGGTGGAAGATCGCACCGACTACGTCACGGCGGTATTGGCCGATGGCACGCGCATTTCGGGCGACATCGTGGTCGCGGCCGACGGCATCCATTCGGCTGTTCGTTACAGCATCTTTGGCGATTCGGCGGCGTTCGACCGTCAACTCGGCATGCACACCTGCGCCTACACGTTCGATTCACCGACGTTGCACGCCAAGCTTGGCGACAGCCTGATTTCTACTGACGAGCTGGACCGCATGGTCGGGCTTTACGGTCTGCACGACGGCCGGGTAGCGCTCTTCGCCGCGCACCGTGTCGAGGACACCGTGCTGCCCGCTAACACCCGCGAGGCCATTCAGGCCGCCTATGCGGGCATGGGCGACGACGTGGCTGAAGCGTTAGCGAAGTGCCCGGAGCCGGCCAAGATTTACTACGACCAGGTTGCACAGATCGAGTTACCGGTGTGGAGCCGCGGTCGAGTCGTCTTCGCGGGGGATGCCTGTCAGGCGGTGTCACTGCTCGCCGGGCAGGGTGCATCCTTGGCGATTGCCGGCGGGCTGCTGTTGGCCGAGAAAGTTTCGGGCGATCGCGAACCGAGTGCGGCTTTCGCCGAATACGAAGAAGAGTGGATGCCGGTGGTCGCCGATAAGCAGGCCGCTGGTCGTCGTGCCGCGAACGGCTTTCTGCCGCACACCACGTTTCAGTTGTGGAAGCGTCGCGTGGGGCTCGCGCTTCTCACGACGCCGGTCATTGGCAAGTTCGTTACGTCGTCTGTCACGGGGACAAAAGCACTGAATCAGTGAGCGATTCGCTCTCTCGTGCCCGCATTTCGCGGCAGTTGTCGACCCGTGATTGGGGGCCGCGAGCGGCTCTTTTTCTCGGTGGAGGCACAGCAGCGCGTTCTATAGTTGAAGCATGGAATTCCTGATCGTAATCGGCGTCATCGTTCTGCTCGCAGTCATTGTCGGCATCTACCTGTGGACGACGTACAACGCGCTCGTTACGCTCAACGTTCGTGTTGACGAGGCGTGGAGCGACATTACGGTGCAGCTCAAGCGTCGTGCCGATCTGCTGCCGAACCTCATCGAGGCGGTCAAGGGCTATGCAGCTCACGAAAAGGGCGTCTTCGAGTCGGTTACCAAGGCTCGCGCTGAGACGCTGAACGCTCAAGGCCCCGTCGATGCTGCCGCTGCTGAAAACCACATGCAATCGGCCCTCAAGAGCATCTTCGCGGTTGCTGAGGCGTACCCGCAGCTGCAAGCTAGCCAGAACTTCCTGCAGCTTCAGGGCGAACTTGTCGACACGGAAGACAAGATTCAGGCCAGCCGCCGCTTCTACAACGGTGGTGTGCGCGAGCTCAACACCAAGATCAAGATCTTCCCGAACACGTTGTTCGCTCGAAACCTTGGTTTCCACGAGCGCGAATTCTTCGAGGTTGCGGATGCCGCTTCCATCGCAGAGCCCCCTCGCGTTCAGTTCTAATTCTTCGTCTTTCTAACGGCGTGACCAGGATGTCTAGATGTATCGCGCGATAGCGAAAAATAAGCGCAACACTGTTCTGATCATCATTCTGTTCGTCATCCTTATTGGGTTCCTCGGCTTTGCGCTGAGCTTTCTGATGGGTGGCGATCCGATGACGATCACGATCGGCACGATCATTGGTGCGGGAGTCTTCACCCTCATCCAATACTTTGCAGCGGGCAGTCAAGCTGTCGCGATGAGTGGCGCGGTCGAGATTCAGAAGGCCGACAACCCGCGGCTGTATCGCATCGTCGAAAACCTGTCGATCACGACCGGTACGCCGATGCCAAAGGTGTACATCGTGCACGATCCGGCACCGAACGCGTTCGCTACTGGGCGGGATCCGGAGCACGCGATTGTGGCGGCAACAACCGGTCTGCTCGACATCATGACGGATGCCGAACTTGAGGGCGTCATGGCGCATGAGCTCGGTCACGTGCGCAACTACGACATCCGCGTGTCGATGATCGTGTTCGGTCTCGTCGTTGCGGTTGGTTTCATCTCGGATATCGCGCTGCGCTTCACCCTGTTCGGTGGCCGCGGCAATAACCAGAACAGCAACCCGATCATGATCGTGATCGGTTTGGCCGCTCTACTCATTTCGCCGCTGGTCGCCGCGGTCGTGCAGGCGTCTATCTCTCGTCAGCGTGAATATCTGGCCGATGCAACGGGGGCGCTCACGACGCGTCATCCGGATGCGTTGGCGAGCGCCTTGCAGAAGCTGGGCGACTACGGTCGCCCGATGGTGAAGCAGAACTCCACCATGGCTCACATGTGGATTTCTGATCCGACGAAGCCCGGCATCATGGATCGTCTGTTCAGCACTCACCCGCCGATCGCGTCGCGCGTGGAGCGGTTGAGCAAAATCGGCGGCGGTTTCTAGCTAACGCTGCAGCTCTGCCGTGCAGTGACTGTGCGGTTCGCTAACGCGCGCTGGCTGCGAGTCAGCGCTGCAGCTCGGCCTCGATGGCGGGGGAGAGGGTGCCACGGCCGGTCACGCTGATCTCGCCCATACCTTGCCAGCGTGCGATCTCGCGCAGGGTCGGCACGATTCGTTCGGCGAGGGCTCCGGTGCCTCCGGGCAGGGCGTCGAGCCCGGCTTCGTGCCAGGCGGATTGCACACGGAGCACACCCGCGTGCCGATCGGTCTTGAGGTCGATGCGGCCGACGAGCGCGTCATCCACAAGTACGGGCAGCGAGTAGTAGCCGAACTGACGTTTCGGTTCGGGCGTGTAAATCTCGATGCGGTAGTGGAACCCGAACATGCGCTCGGCACGCTTGCGGTCCCAGACCACGGGGTCGAAGGGCGAGAGCAGTGCGACGTGGTCGATGCGGCGGGGGATTCGCGCCTCCCGGTGTAGCCACGCGGGCTGGTCCCAGCCGCGTACGATCACGGGAACGAGCTCGCCAGCATCCACGAGTTCGTCGATGGCGGGGCGCACGTCGACACCTTTGAGGCGAAAGTAGTCGGCGAGGTCGGATGCCGTGCCCACGCCCAGCGCCCGTGCCGATTCAGCAACCAGGGCCCGATGCGCGTCGGCGCGGCTCACTTCGCGTTCGCGCAGCTCGGCCGGAACAACGTGTTCCGTGAGCGCGTAGGTGCGTTCGAAGCGGGTGCGGCCGGCGGTGACGACATCGCCCCAGCGGAACAGCATCTCCAGCCCTTGCTTCACATCAGACCAGCCCCACCAGGGGCCGGTGCGACGGTTGGCGTCGTGCTCAATCTCGCGGGCGGTGACGGGGCCGGTGTTGGCAAGTTCTTCACGTAGCCACTGCAGCATGGGCTGGTTGTTGCGCACCCATTCGTAGCGCTGGGCGTCGCGTTGGCGCAGCGAGTCCATCTTCCAGCGCCACAGTGGCCACGACTCGAGCGGAATGAGCGCGGCTTCGTGAGCCCAATACTCGACATACCGGCCGGGGCTGCGCGGCGTTGGCTTGCGGAACGTCAGGGCATCGAGCGCTGCTTTGTCGTAGTGCCCGAGGCGGGCGAACACTGGCTGGTAGTGACTGCGCTCGAACACGTTCACCGAGTCGAGTTGCAGCAGCCGGAGGCGGTCGAACAGCAGGTTGAGCTGGCGCGTGCCCGCGGGGCTGGCCGCGGTCGCGGTGCCGCGCCCGAAGCCCTGGGCAGCGAGCAGCACTCGGCGCGCTTGCTCTGCAGAGAGGGAATCGGCCACGCAACTGACTCTACCGAGCGGCGGCGACATCCACAGCGGCCGTGCTGAGGGAAACTCGAGACCCACTGTGTTTGTGTCGTTCACGGTTCGTTTACCCGGATGACAGGGAGCGACGCCTCCTGCTGCGTACCGTCAACTCCAGATCGTTTCGGTACCCTCTGCCCGCACACAGCGCGGGCGGCCGAGGTGGTCTTTGGAGGAAGTCTTGTTCACTAAGCGCACCCTCGCCGTCGTTGCACTCGTTGCAGCATCGGCGATCTCACTCAGTGGTTGCAGCACCACCGAGGCAGCAGCAGGCGATGTTGACGCATCGACCGCCACCACCGCCGAAGACTTTGGCGGAATGGACGCTCTTATTGCAGCCGCTCAGGCTGAGGGCGAACTCAACGTCATCGCGTTGCCCGACAACTGGGCAAACTACGGCGAGATCAAGGCTCTCTTCGAAGAGAAGTACGACATCATCGTCAACTCCGCTGACCCCGACGTTTCCAGCGCCGAAGAAATCGCTGCTGCGGACAACCTCAAGGGCCAAGACACCGCGCCTGACGTCTTCGACCTCGGAACTGCTGTTGCGCTCGACAGCCTCGACTACTTTGCTCCCTACATGGTCGCCAACTGGGATGAGATTCCCGCTGACAATAAGGAAGCAACCGGCCTCTGGTACAACGATTACACCGGCAGCATGTCGATTGGCTATGACTCCAACTCGGTTCCCGAGCCTACGAGCCTCGACGACCTGCTCAAGCCGGAGTACCGCGGCGCTGTAGCGCTGAACGGCGACCCCACGCAGGCCGGAGCCGCGTTCGCTGCTCTCGGACTCGCCACGGTTCACCGCGGCGGAACGCTCGACGACTTCACTCCCGGTATCGAGTTCTTCAACGAGCTCAACGCCGCTGGCAACTTCATCCCGGTCAACGTCACGGGAGCGACCATTGCTGCCGGCGAGACCAAGGTTGCCTTCGACTGGAGCTACAACAACCTCGCTGCGGCAGCAACGGTTGATGGCTGGAAGGTAACGACTCTTCCCGGCGCCGTCTACACGAGCTTCTACAACCAGGCCATCAGCGTGGATGCTCCGCACCCGGCTGCTGCTCGTCTCTGGCAAGAATTCCTCTACAGCCCTGAAGCGCAGAACCTCTTCATCGTCGGCGGCGCGTACCCGGTCACGATTCAGGCACTGCAGGATGCCGGAACGGTCGACACCGCAGCACTCGACGCCCTCGGCGCTCTCGAGGGTGAACTCGTCACGCCCACCCCGGAGCAGGCCGAGAAGAACGCAGAGATCCTGGCTGAAAAGTGGACTGTGGCAATCGGCTAACGCTGATTCCCTCGAGCACTCTTAGCTAATACATCGTGTCGCTAGCCACCGCGCCAGCGCCCGCTCAGGATGGTGTCGAGCTCACCGCTCGGCACCATCCTCGCGTGGCCCCGGCCAAGAAGCCGTCGAACCGACGTCGTCGCCTCGCTTATGCGGGGCTGACGCCGTTCGCGGCCTACGTTCTAATCTTTCTCGCCCTGCCGACCATCCTTGCGGTGGTCACGGGCTTCTTCTCCGACGACGGTTCGCTGACGTTCGACAACGTGACGGGGCTGTTCACCCCGACCATCCTCGCCACCTTTGGCAGTTCTTTCTGGCTCTCCGGGGTCACCGCTGTCATCGGTGCCGTCGTCGGCGCTCTCATTTGCTACGCGATGCTCGGCACCAAGGTTGGCGGCCTGCTGCGCACGATCATCGAGTCTGCAGCCAGCGTGCTCGCCCAGTTCGGCGGTGTGATGCTGGCGTTCGCCTTCATCGCGACGATCGGCGTGCAGGGTCTCGTCACGGTCATCCTGCGCGACACCTTCGGCATTGACATTTTTGCGGATGGCGTGTGGCTCTATCAGGTGCCCGGCCTCATCCTTCCCTACGTCTACTTTCAGGTTCCCCTCATGGTGATCACGTTCTTGCCCGCCCTCACGGCGCTGCGCCCGCAATGGGCTGAGGCCAGCGCCACGCTCGGCGGTAGTCGCTTCGCGTACTGGCGCCACATTGCGGCTCCCGTGCTCGCCCCGGCGTTCCTCGGCTCGCTACTGTTGCTCTTCGCCAACGCCTTCTCGTCGTTCGCCACGGCTGCCGCCCTCATCAGCCAGGGTTCGCAAATCGTGCCCCTGCAGATCCGGGCTGCCCTCGTGAGCGAAACCGTGCTCGGCCGCGAGAACATGGCGGGTGCCTTAGCGCTCGGGATGATCGTGGTCATGGTCGTCGTCATGTGGGCGTACTCGGTGCTGCAGTCCCGCACCTCGCGGTGGCAGAAGTGACCGCCGACGTGGCCGCGCCGCTGAGCTCGCGCGCGAAGACCGCGAACCAGGCCGTGCGCATCGGGGCCGAACCGAGCCCCCTCGTCCGCCGCCTCATCCTCGGCATCATCGGCGCGATCTTCCTGATCCCGATCATTGCGATGATCGAGTTCACCTTCCGCAACGGGCTGGCCGGCGACTACACGACGAGTCACTGGACGGGACTCTTCAGCGAAGACAGTGCCCGCACCTACCGCGGTCTATACCAAGCGATCGAGAACTCGCTTGTGCTCGCCGCCGTTACCGTGGGCATCGTGCTCGTGCTTCTGCTGCCGACGATGGTGCTCGTGCATCTGCAGTTTCCGCGGCTCAAGCGCACGCTCGAGTTCATCTGCATCATCCCGATCACGGTGCCCGCCATCGTGCTGGTTGTGGGGCTCGCGCCGGTCTACTCGGTGGTCGTACAAGTGCTTGGCGGCTCCACCTGGACTCTCGCCTTCGCCTACGGCATCACCGTGCTGCCGTATGCCTATCGCGCCATACAGGGCAACCTCGACGCGATCCCGGTGAAGACCCTCAGCGAAGCGGCGAACACCCTCGGCGCTGGCTGGCTGACCGTGCTGTGGACAATCTTGCTGCCCAACCTGCGTCGCGGAGTGCTCGCGGCATCCTTCATCTCGATCGCCGTTGTGTTGGGGGAGTTCACCATCGCGAGCCTGCTCAACCGCCGCAACCTGCAAACCGCGCTGCTGCAGGTGTCACAGTCCGACCCGTGGGTAGCCGTGATTTTCGCGCTCGCCGCCCTTGTTCTCGCTTTCGTCTTGCTGCTGATCATTGGCCGCCTTGGCACAGCTTCGCCCTCTAGGAGAAAATCATGACCGCCACGTTTACCCTGACGGGCCCCACGCCAACGTCCGATCCTGCCAACACCGCACCGCC
Proteins encoded in this region:
- a CDS encoding winged helix-turn-helix domain-containing protein, which gives rise to MADSLSAEQARRVLLAAQGFGRGTATAASPAGTRQLNLLFDRLRLLQLDSVNVFERSHYQPVFARLGHYDKAALDALTFRKPTPRSPGRYVEYWAHEAALIPLESWPLWRWKMDSLRQRDAQRYEWVRNNQPMLQWLREELANTGPVTAREIEHDANRRTGPWWGWSDVKQGLEMLFRWGDVVTAGRTRFERTYALTEHVVPAELREREVSRADAHRALVAESARALGVGTASDLADYFRLKGVDVRPAIDELVDAGELVPVIVRGWDQPAWLHREARIPRRIDHVALLSPFDPVVWDRKRAERMFGFHYRIEIYTPEPKRQFGYYSLPVLVDDALVGRIDLKTDRHAGVLRVQSAWHEAGLDALPGGTGALAERIVPTLREIARWQGMGEISVTGRGTLSPAIEAELQR
- a CDS encoding metalloregulator ArsR/SmtB family transcription factor, producing the protein MPATESSAPESERAVAERIAQSMRAIADPTRVQILRLLMDATDGRRGVTDLAARLGLTQPTVSHHVRIMATDGILQSTQEGRQVWYSLVPSRLADVFDFVQRSPSDGVPVSVDPAVLERISSDLALRFAGTFSRETIAGYVASSYELLQQGAPRDRHLSSHTSRFAADRLGALEAARLHRDTTATAGSPASSDAPASSDAPAENAAEATTPGATRPTSVLFVCVQNAGRSQLAAAILRSLAGDRVRVLTAGSQPTESINPKIVAALDEIGVSVDGEYPKPLTDEVVRGADVVITMGCGDACPIYPGRRYLDWELPDPAAMAMDGVRAVRDDIDTRVRELLRSLPPVNAA
- a CDS encoding amino acid deaminase/aldolase is translated as MKLLSTPATLWHTPEHYWQTLSDATHALDAPYGVLSLEALSHNAADMVRRASGVPIRVASKSIRVREVMDAVLELDDFRGVLAYTLTEALWLAETIDDVVVGYPSVDRAAIAALGTSPALAERVTLMIDSVEHLDFVDSVLSPQHRETIRVCIDVDASFQSPLLGHVGAHRSPVRSAAQARTLASTVVHRAGFTLVGIMAYEAQIAGVGNRPPHKAAFGRLLDVMQAASAKELRERRGEIVASVSEIAELEFVNGGGTGSLESTAEDTSVTEIAAGSGLFGPHLFDNYSHFTPAPAAAFALAVDRKYSLDIATVHGGGWIASGEAGVDRMPQPEWPEGLKYVPREGAGEVQSPLTGPAAEHLEVGDRVWFRHSKAGELSEHLNEFAVVADGRIVDTVPTYRGEGKAFL
- a CDS encoding M48 family metalloprotease, which translates into the protein MYRAIAKNKRNTVLIIILFVILIGFLGFALSFLMGGDPMTITIGTIIGAGVFTLIQYFAAGSQAVAMSGAVEIQKADNPRLYRIVENLSITTGTPMPKVYIVHDPAPNAFATGRDPEHAIVAATTGLLDIMTDAELEGVMAHELGHVRNYDIRVSMIVFGLVVAVGFISDIALRFTLFGGRGNNQNSNPIMIVIGLAALLISPLVAAVVQASISRQREYLADATGALTTRHPDALASALQKLGDYGRPMVKQNSTMAHMWISDPTKPGIMDRLFSTHPPIASRVERLSKIGGGF
- a CDS encoding putative quinol monooxygenase, which gives rise to MTFVNVGTLGVKPGHRDEVVAILTRRSTDLDSAGCLSYEVGVSGEQPDTVFVSELWESAEAHALSLQLASVQAAIKEAMPLLSGEMGGHRFEVVGSPLRD
- a CDS encoding D-arabinono-1,4-lactone oxidase; the encoded protein is MTTPEWMPPAAASAASTVPASLRPGSGWRNWGRSESAHPEFAARPESVDDVIAAVNFARDSGVTVKAWGAGHSFTSIAATDGLHLDVGALAGVIAVGGADGTQPTHVTLGAGANLHELPALLEPLGLALANMGDIDRQTIAGAISTGTHGTGARFGGIATQVRGVTLVTAAGEVLRVNANENPQLLPAAALSLGALGILVDVTIECVPTFLLHAVERPEPSAVVLDEWLQRSDETDHFEFFVWPHTTTALTKSNTRLPGDAPRHPLSRFSRWFDDEFMANGVFRAISAAGHAAPAIIPPINRLAVKLSGNREFTDVSTNVFVTDRTVRFREMEYALPIEAVPDAVRAIQKLIADKRWRVSFPIEVRSAAADSLLLSTASGRATGYVAVHRYWREDPAEYFREVEAIMMAHDGRPHWGKLHNRPAESLATAYPGFNEFLSIRDRLDPGRVFANDYLRQVLGQ
- a CDS encoding LemA family protein, with the protein product MEFLIVIGVIVLLAVIVGIYLWTTYNALVTLNVRVDEAWSDITVQLKRRADLLPNLIEAVKGYAAHEKGVFESVTKARAETLNAQGPVDAAAAENHMQSALKSIFAVAEAYPQLQASQNFLQLQGELVDTEDKIQASRRFYNGGVRELNTKIKIFPNTLFARNLGFHEREFFEVADAASIAEPPRVQF
- a CDS encoding MIP/aquaporin family protein, encoding MTAPRSFALARRLTAEFIGSAGLAAVVIGSGIAAQQLSPGDTGLQLLENALATAFGLGVLILVFMTVSGAHFNPVVSIVDSLSGLRSWRDTAFYIPTQIIGCIAGAILANLMFAQAAVTFSTTVRLTPSHFLSEVVATAGLIVVIFALVRTGRANLAPIAVGTYIGGAYFFTSSTSFANPAITIGRMFSDTFAGIAPGSAPGFIAAQLIGAAIGFGLVRWVFPERRIA
- a CDS encoding FAD-dependent monooxygenase, with amino-acid sequence MCGAGISGLTVAGQLAERGWEVTLLEAAPERRTQGYMIDFFGPGYDAAEKMGILERLRELSYSITEARFVRPNGRSQSLDYGVVAANEGGKLLSLMRQDLELTLFEALPDSVDVRFGSAVTAVEDRTDYVTAVLADGTRISGDIVVAADGIHSAVRYSIFGDSAAFDRQLGMHTCAYTFDSPTLHAKLGDSLISTDELDRMVGLYGLHDGRVALFAAHRVEDTVLPANTREAIQAAYAGMGDDVAEALAKCPEPAKIYYDQVAQIELPVWSRGRVVFAGDACQAVSLLAGQGASLAIAGGLLLAEKVSGDREPSAAFAEYEEEWMPVVADKQAAGRRAANGFLPHTTFQLWKRRVGLALLTTPVIGKFVTSSVTGTKALNQ